The following DNA comes from Thalassomonas viridans.
ATTTATCAAGACATAAAATAGTTCATTGCTACAGCTTGTTTTCATTAGTTCAGATATAGGGGATATGTGCAAAACCCCAATCATTCAATACTTCCGATAAATATTATTATCGGAAGTATTGTGTTGAAGTAAAAAACGTAGTCTAAGCTCAATCATTGACCGGAAAATACTCACAGCTATAACCTAGAAAATAATTCAACAGAAAAACAATCAACTATGCTTATTGAAATAAGCGATAGCGATAAATTCAAGTGAGCAGCTTTATGAGCAAACATGGCAAGACTGTTGGATTAATATTGAGTTAACCAAGTGACGGCTAAGCAATTTTCTATTATTGGTTGTGGCATGATCAATCCGCTTGGTGTTGGCGCCCTGGCAGTGAGTGCCGCTGTCCGTTCGGGTATTTGCCAATATCAGGAAACCGGGAATATCTCGAAGGATTACCAGCCTTTTAAAATGGCCCTGGTTCCTGACGAATGCTTGCCTGAATTAGACCGACAAATCGGCCGGGGAAAATCTCCCTATTATCAGCGCCTGATACAACTGACTAATATTGCGATTTTACAGGCCTGTAACCAGCTGGACTCCAGCCAGCCTTTACCCTTGATGCTGGCCCTGCCGTCTGAGCAAAATTTAGCCGTAGCGCTTGATGCCGACAGTTTGTTATTGGATATTGTCCGCTCGTGTCAGGACCTTATAGATTTTAGCGCCAGCCGTCATTTTCGTCTGGGCCGGGCTGCAGGTATTGCCGCTTTCCAGGCGGGACTGGAATTGATTGAATCCGGGATATCAGATGCCGTGCTTATCGGCGGCGTAGATTCTTATCTGGATCTGATGCAGCTGGCTTTGCTTGACCGGCAACAAAGACTGTTGACCGCGACCAGCATGGACGGCTTTGTTCCCGGCGAAGGGGCGGCGTTTTTTGTGTTGAGCCGGGAGCCTAATGGCAAGGTTACCCTGGGGCCGCCGGGCTTGTCTGATGAACCGGGTCATATTTACAGTCAGGAAGTTTGCCTGGGGGATGGTCTCAGCAATGCGATACGTTCTGCTCTGACGGGGATAACACAGCCGGTAAAAACAGTTTTTTCCAGTTTCAACGGCGAGCATGCCAACGGCAAAGAGTGGGGTATTGCCTTAAGTCGCAACAGCCAGAATATTGATGAAGCTTTTATTATGGAGCATCCGGCAGACTGTTTTGGCGATTTGGGAGCGGCTACCGTGCCAACCTTGATGATACTGGCCTATCTTGGTTTGCTCAGGGGACATTACGCTTCTCCCTTGCTGGTCTGGAGTGCATCGGACTTTGCCGAACGCGGCGCCATAACCATGACATTAAATGATTAAACGCACCGTATGGATGGCTTGTTTTGAATTTTGCCCTGCGTGAGTATGTTATGCCCGGTTTTTTGTGGTTAAAAAAGAAATATGCCGGCCAGCTAAGCGCTGACCGGCATTAAGATGCTAGTGCTGTTCATCCTCCCGATTGTCGTTTCTTTCATTTACCAGAGCTTGTTTATTGTGGTTGTAGGCGTCCTTGTAGATGCCGTCGATCCTCTGGTAATAATCTTTCGCCTGGGACTTAAGCCAATAGCTGAGATGGCGTATGCCTTCGCTGGTTTCCTTGCTGATGCACTCGGGCTCCTGGGCTACCGCGGCGAAGGCGTCACAGAGAAAGGCGCATTCCTGGTGAAATTGAGAGAAGTCGTCGGTCAGATCGATAAGATCGGACAGCTGGGCTTTCCTTCTGGCGGCTTCATTTTGCGGGGCTGAGGTAGATTCAGACATGAGCTTGTCCTCCTGCAAAGGTTAACGGCACGTCTCTATTGATAAAACAGGCTGTAAAGCCGAGGGGTGAATTGATACCGGCATTATCTGTATGGATAAAATCGTGCCGGCGGCGTGTTGGTATATTTTCTGTTACAAAAGCTTTAACCGAGTGAAACTCTGGCATATCATTAGCTTTAGCCATAATCGATACTCCTATCGTATCAGTTTTGGTTAGCTATCTTCGGGTGTTCTCTGCACCTGAGGATAGCGCCTTGTTTAGCATTTCGTTCATTAAGTTTCCGGCCGGTAAGTGGCCGGTGAAGAGTCTGGGTTTGAAGTACCTCCTTAGGTGAGGTGGTGGTGTATTAAGTTATAGTATATGTAGCTGGATCCATCAACAGCAAAAGGGATAAATTTTTAAAATATTTAACTCTGATAAGTTATTGATAAATATAGATTTTAATATTTTTAGTAAGCGCTTGATTTAATAAGTAAAAAGGATGATAGATCAAGCGTATCCGATAGCGGGAAAAATTAGTCAGGCCGTTAAAATTACGGCCTAAAGGCATTGTTATTCCTCTTCATCCATAAGGTCATGACATACATCCTGTAAATAAAAAATCCGAAACCTCCAGGAGGCTTCGGATTTTTATGTATTCAGAGCAGTGGTTAACCGCCCAAATTCATGTGAACCGGGCGGCATTCGCCGGGATCTCTTCGAACCCGGCTGATATCAAGAGATCATTAAATATCCTTGATTCCCATATTGTATAGGGTGAAGCCGAATATATCGGCATACTGATCTATGGTTTTGCTGATCGGAGTACCGGCGCCGTGTCCGGCATCGGTTTCGATGCGGATAAGGGTCGGGTTATTGCCCGTTTGTTTCGCCTGCAACTCGGCAGCAAACTTAAACGAGTGGGCTGGCACCACGCGATCATCGTGATCGCCCGTAGTCACTAAAGTGGCCGGGTAATGAGTACCGGCTTTAACATTGTGTACCGGGGAATAACCCAGCAAGTATTCAAACATTTCTTTATTGTCGTCAGACTTGCCATAGTCATAGGCCCAACCGGCGCCTGAGGTAAAGGTGTGGTAACGCAGCATATCCAGTACGCCAACGGCCGGTAAGGCAACCTTGAACAGTTCAGGACGCTGGGTCATTACGGCGCCGACCAACAAGCCGCCGTTGGAGCCGCCCATCACTGCCAGTTTCTCCGAAGAGGTAATTTTTTCCTCGATCAGGTAATCCGCCGCGGCAATAAAGTCATCAAAAACATTTTGTTTCTGCAGCTTAGTACCCGCGTTATGCCATTTTTTACCGTACTCACCGCCGCCGCGCAGGTTGGCAACGGCGTAGACACCGCCAAGTTCAAGCCAGGCCGCGCGGGTTGAACTGAAGCGCGGCTGTAAGCTGACATTGAAACCGCCGTAACCATATAAAATGGTCGGGTTGCTGCCGTCCAGTTTAATGCCCTTTTTATGGGTGATGATCATAGGTACGCGGGTGCCGTCTTTTGAAGTGTAAAACACCTGCTTGGACTCAAAGTTATCGCTGTTGAAATTCACTTTGGATTTCAGGTGAACAGCAGATTTGCCCGAGGCCAGATCCAGGCTGAAAATAGTGTTGGGGGTTTTTTGGTTGCTGAAGGAGTAATAAATCTTATCCTGGGTCTTTTTCCCTTCAAAGCCATTAGCCGTACCGACTTCAGGCAAGGCAATGTCCCGCACCTTATTACCCTTAAGGTCGTATTGCTGGATAAAAGATGTCGCATCTTTCATGTATTTGGCAAATAAGTAACCGCCGCCTGTGGATACAGACAAAACATTCTCTGTTTCAGGGATCACATCCACCCAGTTTTTCGGATCCGGATTGCGGGCGTCTACTTTGACAACGCGCATATTCGGCGCATCCATGTTAGTGATCAGCAATAACTCATTGCCGTTATTGGCCACCAGGCTTGTGTCTGAGTCTGTGTTGTCAACAACAGGCATCAGCTTTGAGCCGGCTTTAGTCAAATCTTTAATGAAAACTTTGTTGCCTGAGGTAGAAACTGCTGCCGAAACCAGCAGATACTTTCCGTCTTTGGTGACCTCGCCGCCGACATAACGGTGTTTCTCAGCCGGGGTGCCGCCGAATACTAAGGCATCCTGCGACTGGGGAGTGCCTAACTTATGGTAATACAACTTGTGCTGGTCGGTTTTGGCCGACAGCTCGCTGCCTTTCGGCTTGTCGTAACTGGAATAATAGAAACCTTCGTTACCTACCCAGGACAGGCCGCTGAACTTAATGTCAACCAACTCGGTTTCGATCACTTCTTTGGTTTTGGTGTCGATAACACGCGCTTTACGCCAGTCGCTGCCGCCCTCGGAAATTAAATAGACCGCCAGGGAGCCGTCTTCGCTAAATTCGATATTCGCCAGGGAAACCGTGCCGTCTTTGCTAAAGGTGTTAGGGTCAAGAAAGACTTCTGCTTCTGCACCTTCTTTTTGGCGGTATAACACGTACTGGTTCTGCAAACCGTCGTTTTTGAAGAAATAG
Coding sequences within:
- a CDS encoding beta-ketoacyl synthase N-terminal-like domain-containing protein is translated as MINPLGVGALAVSAAVRSGICQYQETGNISKDYQPFKMALVPDECLPELDRQIGRGKSPYYQRLIQLTNIAILQACNQLDSSQPLPLMLALPSEQNLAVALDADSLLLDIVRSCQDLIDFSASRHFRLGRAAGIAAFQAGLELIESGISDAVLIGGVDSYLDLMQLALLDRQQRLLTATSMDGFVPGEGAAFFVLSREPNGKVTLGPPGLSDEPGHIYSQEVCLGDGLSNAIRSALTGITQPVKTVFSSFNGEHANGKEWGIALSRNSQNIDEAFIMEHPADCFGDLGAATVPTLMILAYLGLLRGHYASPLLVWSASDFAERGAITMTLND
- a CDS encoding prolyl oligopeptidase family serine peptidase, which produces MKINSKNMILSSAVLLALSLAGCSQSTSPTTSEAAIAQATQVIYPVTKKVDVVDEYFGTKVVDSYRWLEDDMSVETAAWVKAQNKATYSYLNNIPYRDKIKERLSTLLDYEKVGMPFIEGDYNYFFKNDGLQNQYVLYRQKEGAEAEVFLDPNTFSKDGTVSLANIEFSEDGSLAVYLISEGGSDWRKARVIDTKTKEVIETELVDIKFSGLSWVGNEGFYYSSYDKPKGSELSAKTDQHKLYYHKLGTPQSQDALVFGGTPAEKHRYVGGEVTKDGKYLLVSAAVSTSGNKVFIKDLTKAGSKLMPVVDNTDSDTSLVANNGNELLLITNMDAPNMRVVKVDARNPDPKNWVDVIPETENVLSVSTGGGYLFAKYMKDATSFIQQYDLKGNKVRDIALPEVGTANGFEGKKTQDKIYYSFSNQKTPNTIFSLDLASGKSAVHLKSKVNFNSDNFESKQVFYTSKDGTRVPMIITHKKGIKLDGSNPTILYGYGGFNVSLQPRFSSTRAAWLELGGVYAVANLRGGGEYGKKWHNAGTKLQKQNVFDDFIAAADYLIEEKITSSEKLAVMGGSNGGLLVGAVMTQRPELFKVALPAVGVLDMLRYHTFTSGAGWAYDYGKSDDNKEMFEYLLGYSPVHNVKAGTHYPATLVTTGDHDDRVVPAHSFKFAAELQAKQTGNNPTLIRIETDAGHGAGTPISKTIDQYADIFGFTLYNMGIKDI